The Primulina huaijiensis isolate GDHJ02 unplaced genomic scaffold, ASM1229523v2 scaffold41579, whole genome shotgun sequence genome includes a window with the following:
- the LOC140969446 gene encoding uncharacterized protein isoform X1 produces MLNASGKLAARSEMGGDNFGSISRKEVEMVSEPWILKIGNQVSSNLKHALYIENLAKSSNKKQGPPQRQIIGILSFEVANVMSKIIHLHKSLTENEISKLKNEILKSEGIKTLVSSDEKMLLELALLEKHDDLNRVASVVSRLGMKCTIPALQGFEHVYGDISSGVIDIKELGFLVKDMESMVRKMERYVNSTVSLYSEMEVMNELEVAAKKFEQNQHEESRKAFEQKLTWQKQDVKHLKDVSLWNRTYDKVVELLARTVCTVCARIRIVFGDGLPKSDASNLLVFRSQVGLSWTLGPVTKDSGRRSSHLDVLREVQGDASLIKSTSTKCNCYNLARSIVEERLERRPASFRPNLGSQKGERGLFSHEDFNLPCGMSPGRMFMECLSLSSSASKVDDDDAAIYGDKSSQISGCFSASGVASEHPNFSGCFVHRINGGPSCRDRRKFKGNSVNSNRFGLRSKLLVYAPPSTVGGSALALHYANVIIVIEKLLRYPHLVGEEARDDLYKMLPTSLRKNLKTKLKSYVKHLAIYDAPLAHDWRDRLDAMLKWLAPLAHSMIRWQSERNFEQHQIVTRTNVLLLQTLYFADREKTEAAICELLFGLNYMCRYEQQQNALLDCASSFDFEDCMEWQSRVGASFNS; encoded by the coding sequence ATGCTAAATGCCAGTGGAAAACTAGCTGCCAGATCTGAAATGGGAGGTGATAATTTTGGATCTATTTCTCGAAAGGAAGTGGAAATGGTATCGGAACCTTGGATATTAAAAATTGGTAATCAGGTGAGTAGTAATTTGAAGCATgctttatatattgaaaatttagCTAAATCATCGAACAAAAAACAAGGGCCGCCACAGAGACAAATTATAGGAATACTTTCTTTTGAAGTTGCTAATGTCATGTCCAAGATTATACATTTGCACAAATCTTTGACTGAAAATGAGATTTCTAAGCTCAAGAATGAGATCTTAAAGTCTGAGGGCATTAAAACACTTGTGTCTAGTGATGAAAAGATGCTTCTTGAACTGGCGCTTCTGGAGAAACATGATGATTTGAATAGAGTTGCTAGCGTCGTGTCCAGGTTAGGGATGAAATGCACAATCCCAGCATTGCAGGGATTTGAGCATGTGTATGGGGATATTAGTTCTGGGGTGATTGACATCAAGGAGTTGGGGTTTTTGGTTAAAGATATGGAGAGTATGGTGAGGAAAATGGAGCGGTATGTCAATTCTACTGTGAGTTTGTATAGTGAAATGGAGGTTATGAATGAGCTGGAGGTCGCCGCAAAGAAGTTTGAGCAGAACCAGCATGAGGAGAGTAGGAAAGCTTTTGAACAGAAGTTGACTTGGCAGAAACAAGACGTGAAGCATTTGAAGGATGTTTCGCTGTGGAATCGGACGTATGACAAGGTTGTGGAGCTGTTAGCAAGGACCGTTTGTACAGTTTGTGCACGGATTCGTATTGTCTTTGGCGACGGCCTTCCGAAGAGTGATGCTTCTAATCTGTTGGTTTTCAGATCACAAGTTGGTTTAAGCTGGACTTTGGGACCTGTCACAAAAGATTCTGGGCGGAGATCCAGTCACTTGGATGTACTTAGGGAAGTTCAAGGAGATGCTAGTTTGATAAAGTCCACTTCAACCAAGTGTAATTGTTATAATCTTGCGAGGTCTATTGTAGAAGAGAGGTTGGAGCGGAGGCCTGCAAGCTTTAGACCAAATTTGGGATCGCAGAAAGGTGAACGAGGTTTATTCAGTCATGAAGATTTCAACCTTCCATGTGGTATGAGTCCAGGGAGGATGTTCATGGAATGCTTAAGTTTGAGCAGTTCCGCATCTAAAGTGGATGATGATGATGCTGCCATTTATGGCGATAAAAGTAGCCAAATTTCAGGTTGTTTTAGTGCAAGTGGTGTGGCAAGCGAGCATCCCAATTTTTCAGGATGCTTTGTTCACCGCATCAATGGCGGTCCTTCCTGCAGAGACCGGAGGAAGTTCAAAGGCAATTCGGTCAATAGTAACAGGTTTGGGCTGAGGAGTAAGTTACTGGTGTATGCCCCTCCTAGCACCGTTGGAGGCTCTGCTTTAGCTTTGCATTATGCCAATGTTATAATTGTCATAGAGAAACTGCTTCGCTACCCACATTTGGTTGGTGAAGAAGCTAGAGATGATTTATATAAGATGCTACCAACGAGCCTAAGAAAAAACTTGAAGACTAAATTGAAGTCTTATGTTAAACATTTGGCTATTTATGATGCACCTCTGGCACATGATTGGAGGGACAGGCTTGATGCAATGCTTAAATGGCTTGCCCCGCTGGCACATAGCATGATCAGGTGGCAGAGTGAGCGCAATTTCGAACAACATCAAATTGTCACAAGGACTAATGTTCTTTTGCTACAGACATTGTATTTTGCTGATCGTGAGAAGACAGAAGCAGCTATCTGCGAGTTACTCTTCGGTTTAAATTATATGTGTCGGTACGAGCAGCAACAAAATGCGTTGCTGGATTGTGCTAGTAGTTT
- the LOC140969446 gene encoding uncharacterized protein isoform X2 — MLLELALLEKHDDLNRVASVVSRLGMKCTIPALQGFEHVYGDISSGVIDIKELGFLVKDMESMVRKMERYVNSTVSLYSEMEVMNELEVAAKKFEQNQHEESRKAFEQKLTWQKQDVKHLKDVSLWNRTYDKVVELLARTVCTVCARIRIVFGDGLPKSDASNLLVFRSQVGLSWTLGPVTKDSGRRSSHLDVLREVQGDASLIKSTSTKCNCYNLARSIVEERLERRPASFRPNLGSQKGERGLFSHEDFNLPCGMSPGRMFMECLSLSSSASKVDDDDAAIYGDKSSQISGCFSASGVASEHPNFSGCFVHRINGGPSCRDRRKFKGNSVNSNRFGLRSKLLVYAPPSTVGGSALALHYANVIIVIEKLLRYPHLVGEEARDDLYKMLPTSLRKNLKTKLKSYVKHLAIYDAPLAHDWRDRLDAMLKWLAPLAHSMIRWQSERNFEQHQIVTRTNVLLLQTLYFADREKTEAAICELLFGLNYMCRYEQQQNALLDCASSFDFEDCMEWQSRVGASFNS; from the coding sequence ATGCTTCTTGAACTGGCGCTTCTGGAGAAACATGATGATTTGAATAGAGTTGCTAGCGTCGTGTCCAGGTTAGGGATGAAATGCACAATCCCAGCATTGCAGGGATTTGAGCATGTGTATGGGGATATTAGTTCTGGGGTGATTGACATCAAGGAGTTGGGGTTTTTGGTTAAAGATATGGAGAGTATGGTGAGGAAAATGGAGCGGTATGTCAATTCTACTGTGAGTTTGTATAGTGAAATGGAGGTTATGAATGAGCTGGAGGTCGCCGCAAAGAAGTTTGAGCAGAACCAGCATGAGGAGAGTAGGAAAGCTTTTGAACAGAAGTTGACTTGGCAGAAACAAGACGTGAAGCATTTGAAGGATGTTTCGCTGTGGAATCGGACGTATGACAAGGTTGTGGAGCTGTTAGCAAGGACCGTTTGTACAGTTTGTGCACGGATTCGTATTGTCTTTGGCGACGGCCTTCCGAAGAGTGATGCTTCTAATCTGTTGGTTTTCAGATCACAAGTTGGTTTAAGCTGGACTTTGGGACCTGTCACAAAAGATTCTGGGCGGAGATCCAGTCACTTGGATGTACTTAGGGAAGTTCAAGGAGATGCTAGTTTGATAAAGTCCACTTCAACCAAGTGTAATTGTTATAATCTTGCGAGGTCTATTGTAGAAGAGAGGTTGGAGCGGAGGCCTGCAAGCTTTAGACCAAATTTGGGATCGCAGAAAGGTGAACGAGGTTTATTCAGTCATGAAGATTTCAACCTTCCATGTGGTATGAGTCCAGGGAGGATGTTCATGGAATGCTTAAGTTTGAGCAGTTCCGCATCTAAAGTGGATGATGATGATGCTGCCATTTATGGCGATAAAAGTAGCCAAATTTCAGGTTGTTTTAGTGCAAGTGGTGTGGCAAGCGAGCATCCCAATTTTTCAGGATGCTTTGTTCACCGCATCAATGGCGGTCCTTCCTGCAGAGACCGGAGGAAGTTCAAAGGCAATTCGGTCAATAGTAACAGGTTTGGGCTGAGGAGTAAGTTACTGGTGTATGCCCCTCCTAGCACCGTTGGAGGCTCTGCTTTAGCTTTGCATTATGCCAATGTTATAATTGTCATAGAGAAACTGCTTCGCTACCCACATTTGGTTGGTGAAGAAGCTAGAGATGATTTATATAAGATGCTACCAACGAGCCTAAGAAAAAACTTGAAGACTAAATTGAAGTCTTATGTTAAACATTTGGCTATTTATGATGCACCTCTGGCACATGATTGGAGGGACAGGCTTGATGCAATGCTTAAATGGCTTGCCCCGCTGGCACATAGCATGATCAGGTGGCAGAGTGAGCGCAATTTCGAACAACATCAAATTGTCACAAGGACTAATGTTCTTTTGCTACAGACATTGTATTTTGCTGATCGTGAGAAGACAGAAGCAGCTATCTGCGAGTTACTCTTCGGTTTAAATTATATGTGTCGGTACGAGCAGCAACAAAATGCGTTGCTGGATTGTGCTAGTAGTTT